A window of the Mucilaginibacter sp. cycad4 genome harbors these coding sequences:
- a CDS encoding TonB-dependent receptor, with the protein MKLVTVLLLTGIMQIHAAAYSQNVYNFSVNNISVKQMFKQIEKSSKYTVFYRLDQVDVDRKINVDVQDAPIESVMKQVLQKQPLTFQVVDDIIIIKPADAQPVVTVTVTGVVKDINGQPLPGVSVKLRGSNLGTVTNVDGKYSLTLPDGNGTLEFGFLGFTTQAIPVNGQTTINVTLLEESKALNEVVVVGYTTQKKKDLTGAVAVVNVKDLNKQASSSVNSQLQGQASGVTVTGSGQPGEEPQVHIRGFNTFGNNTPLYVVDGVETYDVSTLNPNDVETFQVLKDASSASIYGARAANGVIIITTKRGKGKVNIQYDAYYGTQRPKGGNVWNTITPQQMADLQLTAQRNSGDNSIKDPLYNPTGTGTGFTLPDYITPAGAKEGDPSVNPSKYYVNPNYTSAADLGNFYRITRANKAGTDWYHELFKSAPMNSHNISLSGSNDLANYLFSLNYFNQQGTLIDTYLKRYTLRSNTNFNVTKHIRVGENLSYSITKLPQVNNGQTHQQVSTNDPDGVIAHGLREQPIIPVYDIKGNYAGSYGTGLGDANNPVAIQQRTKNNGSTSYRILGNVFAEADIIKGLTLRTSFGGDIINSNDHSFTFPTYENVENSSVNTYSESSDNSYTYNWTNTLSFQHTFGKHNVSVVVGTEAVEDHDRFVGGSIQGFYTFDPDYVNLSTGTNNKNTYSGKSNSSLFSEFARLDYTFNDKYLFNATIRRDGSSKFPVDQRYGYFPAFSAGWRISQENFMKGISWLTDLKLRGGWGIMGNQINMGDKDAHVTFSNDIGQSYYPIDGSLNLTPGFYQDQTANPHALWEKDINSNFGFDATLLDGKIAVTADYYRKDIKDLLYNATQLGTAGNGAFPAQNVGKMKTDGLDLSITGNFKVSSDLSFNATGTLTTYNNKVLRVSDDRDYFPGAASSRFDGPITRSQVGHSLGEFYGYQIAGFWNSQAEIDAADASAQKITNDPNAFYQSDVKVGRFRYKDVNGDGVITDADRTFLGNPNPKVTAGLNLGVNYKNFDASIFLYGSFGNKLWNSVKYWRDFYASFGTAKSYTALNDSWTPGNHNAKAPIQELDASTSSGATPNSYFVENGTYVRMRNAQVGYTFNLPGLKKAGIQKLRLYVSATNLFTLTGYSGVDPELSGNTKDFGIDEGSYASPRTFLFGINFSL; encoded by the coding sequence ATGAAGCTGGTAACCGTTCTGCTCTTAACGGGCATTATGCAAATACACGCTGCCGCTTATTCACAAAACGTTTACAACTTTAGTGTAAACAATATTTCTGTTAAGCAAATGTTTAAGCAGATTGAAAAAAGCAGTAAGTACACTGTTTTTTACCGGCTTGACCAGGTTGACGTTGACAGGAAAATAAACGTGGACGTGCAGGATGCGCCTATTGAGTCGGTAATGAAACAGGTGCTTCAAAAACAGCCGCTCACTTTCCAGGTGGTTGATGATATCATCATTATAAAACCAGCCGATGCACAACCTGTTGTCACGGTAACCGTAACAGGTGTAGTTAAAGACATTAACGGACAGCCATTACCGGGCGTAAGCGTAAAGCTCAGGGGCAGTAATTTAGGTACAGTTACCAACGTTGACGGTAAATACAGCCTTACCCTGCCCGATGGCAACGGCACGCTTGAATTTGGCTTTTTAGGCTTTACCACGCAGGCTATTCCGGTAAACGGGCAAACCACTATTAATGTAACCCTGCTTGAAGAATCAAAAGCGCTGAACGAGGTGGTTGTGGTTGGTTATACCACTCAAAAGAAAAAGGACCTTACCGGCGCTGTTGCGGTAGTAAACGTTAAAGACCTTAATAAACAGGCCTCTTCATCAGTAAACAGTCAGTTACAAGGCCAGGCATCGGGTGTTACGGTGACCGGCTCGGGCCAGCCGGGCGAAGAACCGCAGGTACATATCAGGGGTTTTAACACCTTTGGTAATAATACACCATTATATGTGGTTGATGGTGTGGAAACCTATGACGTAAGCACATTAAACCCTAATGATGTTGAAACCTTCCAGGTGTTAAAAGATGCAAGCTCTGCATCAATATACGGAGCAAGGGCGGCAAACGGTGTTATCATCATCACCACAAAAAGAGGTAAAGGCAAGGTAAACATTCAGTACGATGCTTACTATGGTACACAGCGGCCTAAAGGCGGTAATGTTTGGAACACCATAACGCCGCAGCAAATGGCCGATCTGCAGCTTACCGCCCAAAGAAATTCGGGTGATAACTCCATTAAAGATCCCCTGTACAACCCAACCGGTACAGGCACAGGTTTTACATTGCCTGATTATATCACACCAGCCGGTGCCAAAGAAGGTGATCCTTCTGTTAATCCTTCAAAATATTATGTAAACCCTAACTATACATCGGCCGCTGATCTTGGCAATTTTTACCGGATCACGAGGGCTAATAAGGCCGGTACCGACTGGTATCATGAGCTATTTAAATCGGCCCCGATGAACAGCCATAATATATCGTTAAGCGGCAGTAACGATTTGGCTAATTATCTTTTCTCGCTTAATTATTTTAATCAGCAGGGTACTTTGATCGATACTTACCTTAAAAGGTATACTTTACGCTCAAACACCAATTTCAATGTAACCAAACACATCAGGGTGGGCGAAAACCTATCTTACTCCATAACCAAATTACCGCAGGTAAACAACGGGCAAACACACCAGCAGGTAAGCACCAATGACCCCGACGGCGTTATTGCACACGGGTTAAGGGAACAGCCCATCATTCCTGTTTATGACATTAAGGGCAACTATGCCGGCAGCTATGGTACCGGTCTTGGCGATGCCAATAACCCGGTAGCTATACAGCAGCGTACAAAAAATAACGGATCAACAAGCTATCGTATTTTAGGCAACGTGTTTGCCGAAGCCGACATTATCAAAGGCCTTACTTTACGCACAAGCTTTGGCGGCGATATCATCAACAGCAATGATCACTCTTTCACGTTCCCTACTTATGAAAACGTGGAAAACTCTTCAGTAAACACTTATAGCGAAAGCTCAGATAACAGTTATACTTATAACTGGACAAATACCTTAAGCTTTCAACACACATTTGGCAAGCATAACGTTAGCGTGGTAGTTGGTACCGAGGCAGTTGAAGATCATGACAGGTTTGTTGGCGGCAGCATCCAGGGCTTTTACACTTTTGATCCCGATTATGTAAACCTTTCTACCGGTACAAATAACAAGAACACCTATAGTGGTAAATCCAATAGTTCGTTATTTTCAGAGTTTGCCCGCCTCGATTACACCTTCAATGATAAATACCTGTTTAACGCTACTATCCGCCGTGATGGTTCTTCAAAGTTTCCTGTTGACCAGCGGTATGGCTACTTCCCCGCATTCAGTGCAGGCTGGCGCATCTCGCAGGAAAACTTTATGAAAGGCATCAGCTGGCTCACCGATCTAAAATTAAGAGGCGGCTGGGGTATTATGGGCAACCAGATTAATATGGGAGATAAGGATGCTCATGTTACGTTCAGCAATGATATAGGCCAGTCATATTACCCTATAGACGGCTCACTTAATTTAACTCCCGGCTTTTACCAGGACCAAACAGCAAACCCGCATGCCTTATGGGAAAAGGACATTAACTCCAACTTTGGGTTTGATGCCACCCTGCTTGACGGCAAAATAGCTGTAACTGCCGATTATTATCGTAAAGATATTAAAGACCTCCTGTATAATGCCACGCAATTAGGTACAGCCGGCAACGGTGCTTTTCCTGCGCAAAATGTAGGTAAAATGAAAACTGATGGTTTGGACCTTTCAATTACAGGCAACTTTAAAGTAAGCAGCGACCTGAGCTTTAACGCAACCGGTACCCTGACTACCTATAACAACAAGGTATTAAGGGTATCTGACGACAGGGACTACTTTCCGGGTGCGGCATCAAGCCGGTTTGACGGGCCAATTACCCGCAGCCAGGTTGGCCATTCATTAGGCGAGTTTTATGGCTACCAGATTGCCGGTTTCTGGAACTCACAGGCCGAAATTGACGCCGCAGATGCAAGCGCACAAAAAATAACCAATGATCCTAATGCCTTCTACCAGTCGGATGTTAAGGTTGGCCGTTTCCGTTATAAGGATGTAAACGGCGATGGGGTCATTACCGATGCCGACCGTACCTTCCTCGGTAATCCTAACCCTAAAGTTACCGCCGGTTTAAACCTGGGCGTAAACTATAAAAACTTTGATGCCAGCATTTTCCTTTATGGCTCATTCGGCAATAAATTATGGAACAGTGTTAAATACTGGAGAGATTTTTATGCGTCATTCGGCACGGCCAAAAGTTACACCGCGCTTAATGATTCATGGACACCAGGCAATCATAACGCCAAAGCGCCTATCCAGGAGCTTGATGCATCAACAAGCAGCGGCGCCACGCCAAACTCATACTTTGTTGAAAACGGCACTTATGTACGCATGCGCAATGCCCAGGTTGGCTACACATTTAACCTTCCGGGTTTGAAAAAGGCCGGCATCCAGAAACTGCGGCTCTATGTATCGGCAACCAACCTGTTCACCTTAACCGGTTACAGTGGTGTTGACCCCGAGCTGAGCGGTAACACCAAAGATTTTGGTATTGACGAAGGCAGTTACGCCAGTCCGCGCACCTTTTTATTCGGAATTAATTTTTCATTATAA
- a CDS encoding DUF2231 domain-containing protein → MKSSHKGIAEGVLFALNIFIIVLLIAGDSLVVPRWLQPVGRMHPLILHFPIVILMLAMVMEFFRYREEFVNEKLYQTFTSYLLLLGALLSSITVIMGLFLSREPGYEGDTLQWHKWFGVSVAFAGYGVYLIRHTTKYTVKLAKAGAVITVFCLIVAGHLGGNLTHGNDFVLGPVMDKSKNVVPIDQALVYNDVIRPIFEVKCQSCHNIDKKKGGLMLTDSAAITKGGKTGKLFITGDPAMSLLLQRVHLPENEKKHMPPTGKTQLTDDEKMLLYLWIKSKAGFSKKVIDLPANDSLRMIAATHLKPAESEEEEYDFSAANEKEIQKLNNNYRVVYPLASESPALAVNIYNKSTYNVKVLDELSSIKKQVVSLDLNKMPVKDAELKTIAKFENLRRLNLNFSDVTGKGLKELAGLKYLKSISLAGVKLTTADVKQLIAIKSVNELAIWDSGLNPADLQSLQKQNPKLSLLTGFRDDGKVMKLTSPQLKNTAVIFKQSYALQLTNPIKGVDIRYTTDGSVPDSIKAASYKPGLVFTQSTVVRTRAFKAGWVGSDTVQFNIYKCAYTPDSISFVKYPDDKYKGDGAKTIIDKELGGDNFGNGKWLASQKDLAVIMWFNKPIDLHSVSLNVMRNTGSQIFLPAGVEVWGGTDQNHLKLLSILKTRTPKKSDLFVLIPLECKLRSSQPVSCIKLVAQSLKSVPAWHPAKGKPGWVFLDEVFLN, encoded by the coding sequence ATGAAAAGCAGCCATAAAGGTATTGCAGAGGGGGTATTGTTTGCCCTCAATATTTTCATTATTGTATTACTCATAGCAGGCGATAGCCTGGTTGTGCCCCGCTGGTTGCAACCGGTTGGCCGCATGCACCCACTTATCCTGCATTTCCCGATAGTGATACTGATGCTGGCCATGGTGATGGAGTTTTTCCGTTACCGGGAAGAGTTTGTTAACGAAAAACTGTATCAAACTTTTACAAGTTACCTGCTGCTGCTTGGGGCTTTACTTTCGTCAATAACAGTTATTATGGGCTTGTTCCTGTCAAGGGAACCGGGATATGAGGGTGATACTTTACAATGGCATAAATGGTTTGGTGTAAGCGTGGCCTTTGCCGGGTATGGCGTCTATCTGATCCGTCATACCACAAAATATACGGTAAAACTGGCTAAGGCCGGAGCGGTGATAACCGTTTTTTGCTTGATTGTTGCCGGGCATCTCGGCGGCAACCTTACCCACGGGAATGATTTTGTTTTAGGCCCGGTAATGGATAAAAGCAAAAATGTAGTACCTATAGACCAGGCATTGGTATATAATGATGTGATCCGCCCGATATTTGAGGTAAAATGCCAGAGTTGCCATAATATCGATAAAAAGAAGGGCGGCTTAATGCTTACCGATTCGGCAGCGATCACGAAGGGAGGAAAAACCGGCAAACTATTCATAACCGGCGACCCGGCTATGAGCCTGCTGCTGCAACGCGTACACCTGCCCGAAAACGAAAAAAAACACATGCCGCCAACCGGCAAAACACAACTTACTGATGATGAAAAAATGCTGCTTTACCTGTGGATAAAAAGCAAGGCCGGTTTCAGTAAAAAAGTGATCGACCTGCCTGCCAACGATTCATTGCGGATGATTGCCGCCACTCACCTAAAACCTGCCGAAAGCGAAGAAGAGGAATATGATTTTTCGGCAGCCAACGAAAAGGAAATTCAAAAGCTGAACAACAACTACCGGGTGGTTTATCCGCTGGCGAGCGAGTCGCCGGCGCTGGCGGTTAATATTTATAATAAAAGCACCTATAATGTAAAAGTGCTGGATGAGTTGAGTTCTATAAAAAAACAGGTGGTATCACTCGATCTGAACAAGATGCCCGTAAAGGATGCCGAGCTGAAAACCATTGCCAAATTTGAAAACCTCCGCAGGTTAAACCTCAACTTCAGTGATGTTACGGGCAAAGGCTTAAAGGAGTTAGCGGGCCTAAAATATCTCAAAAGTATTTCATTGGCTGGTGTTAAGCTTACTACAGCCGATGTAAAGCAGCTCATCGCCATAAAAAGCGTTAATGAACTGGCGATATGGGATAGCGGCCTGAACCCGGCCGATCTGCAATCGCTCCAGAAGCAAAATCCCAAACTCAGCCTGCTCACCGGCTTCAGGGATGATGGTAAAGTAATGAAGCTCACCAGTCCGCAGTTAAAAAACACGGCGGTTATATTTAAGCAGAGTTATGCTTTACAACTTACCAACCCCATAAAAGGTGTGGATATCCGCTACACTACCGATGGTTCGGTACCTGATAGTATCAAGGCTGCATCTTACAAACCGGGGCTTGTATTTACCCAAAGTACGGTGGTCAGGACAAGGGCATTTAAAGCGGGCTGGGTTGGCAGCGATACCGTACAGTTTAATATTTATAAATGCGCCTATACGCCCGATAGCATTAGCTTTGTCAAGTATCCTGATGACAAATACAAAGGCGATGGCGCTAAAACAATTATCGATAAAGAATTAGGTGGTGATAACTTTGGCAACGGAAAATGGCTGGCCTCGCAAAAAGACCTGGCTGTGATCATGTGGTTTAATAAACCAATTGACCTGCATTCGGTTAGCCTCAACGTCATGCGTAATACAGGGTCCCAGATCTTTTTGCCCGCCGGGGTTGAGGTTTGGGGAGGCACCGATCAAAACCATCTCAAGCTGTTAAGCATACTTAAAACAAGGACACCAAAAAAATCTGATCTGTTTGTTTTGATCCCATTGGAATGCAAGTTAAGATCTTCTCAACCGGTATCCTGCATAAAACTGGTTGCCCAATCGCTTAAAAGTGTTCCGGCATGGCATCCGGCTAAAGGCAAACCAGGCTGGGTGTTTTTGGATGAGGTGTTTTTGAATTGA
- a CDS encoding DUF1501 domain-containing protein, producing the protein MEKDFLENRLNINRRRFLSRLSLGIGSVALGSLLIPDLFSGKGDEAEADFIPGIPNFAPKAKRVIYLFQDGAPSQLESFDYKPKLREMMGQELPASVRGNQILTGMTAKQASFPLVGSFYDFKQYGESRAWISDMFPHIGKIADDICIIRSLNTDAINHDPALTFFQTGAQQGNRPSMGSWVSYGLGSENKNLPAFTVLLSKGKGNGQGVYSKLWSNGFLDSIHQGVQFSSGEDPILYLNDPEGLNRHERRKMLDKLAELNDMNYKEFGDPEINTKVQQYEMAYRMQTAVPEIMDVSKESDDIVKMYGPECLIPGTYAANCLLARKLSENGVRFVQLYHQGWDQHSNLPQEMAGQAKDVDQASAALVTDLKQRGLLDETLVIWGGEFGRTNYSQGKLEKANYGRDHHPRCFSIWMAGGGIKPGIVYGETDEFGYNIVKDPVHVHDFHATILNQLGIDHKKLTFKSQGRRYRLTDVAGNVVKGIIA; encoded by the coding sequence ATGGAAAAAGATTTTTTAGAAAACAGGCTTAACATCAACCGGCGCAGGTTCCTTTCAAGGCTTAGTTTGGGCATTGGCAGTGTGGCCTTAGGTTCGTTGCTCATTCCCGATCTGTTTAGCGGCAAGGGAGATGAAGCCGAAGCTGATTTCATCCCCGGCATCCCCAACTTTGCACCGAAAGCAAAAAGGGTGATCTACCTGTTCCAGGATGGAGCGCCCTCGCAGCTGGAATCATTTGACTACAAACCTAAACTGCGCGAAATGATGGGGCAAGAGTTGCCCGCATCTGTTCGCGGCAACCAGATATTGACCGGCATGACGGCCAAGCAGGCTTCGTTCCCGCTGGTGGGTTCCTTTTATGATTTTAAACAATATGGCGAATCGCGTGCATGGATCAGCGATATGTTCCCGCACATAGGCAAAATCGCTGATGATATCTGCATCATTCGCTCCCTGAATACCGACGCTATTAACCATGACCCTGCGCTTACCTTTTTCCAGACAGGCGCACAGCAGGGTAATCGCCCCAGCATGGGCTCGTGGGTAAGCTATGGCCTCGGCAGTGAGAACAAAAACCTGCCCGCCTTTACTGTTTTGCTCTCCAAAGGCAAAGGCAACGGGCAGGGTGTTTACTCTAAACTGTGGAGCAATGGTTTCCTGGATTCCATTCACCAGGGCGTACAGTTCAGCAGCGGCGAAGACCCGATCCTGTACTTAAACGATCCCGAAGGCCTGAACCGCCACGAGCGCCGCAAAATGCTTGATAAACTGGCCGAACTTAACGACATGAATTACAAAGAGTTTGGCGACCCGGAAATAAACACCAAGGTACAGCAATATGAAATGGCCTACCGTATGCAAACCGCCGTACCCGAAATTATGGATGTAAGCAAGGAGTCGGATGATATTGTGAAAATGTACGGGCCGGAATGCCTTATCCCCGGTACTTATGCAGCCAACTGCCTGCTGGCCCGTAAGCTTTCCGAAAACGGGGTACGCTTTGTCCAGCTCTATCACCAGGGCTGGGACCAGCACAGCAACCTGCCACAGGAAATGGCAGGGCAGGCCAAAGATGTCGACCAGGCGTCGGCAGCGTTGGTTACTGATTTGAAACAACGCGGCTTGTTGGATGAAACATTGGTGATCTGGGGCGGAGAGTTCGGTCGCACCAATTACAGCCAGGGCAAACTGGAAAAGGCCAATTACGGCCGCGACCACCACCCACGCTGTTTCAGTATCTGGATGGCCGGCGGCGGCATCAAACCAGGCATTGTTTACGGCGAAACCGATGAGTTTGGCTACAACATTGTAAAAGACCCGGTACATGTGCATGACTTCCATGCCACCATCTTAAATCAGTTAGGCATCGATCATAAAAAACTAACTTTTAAAAGCCAGGGCAGGAGATATAGATTAACGGATGTGGCGGGAAATGTAGTGAAGGGGATAATAGCATAG
- a CDS encoding FecR domain-containing protein, with protein sequence MDNEEVKLLLVKYITGEATAQELEQVKQWISAHPENEQYFAQLYETWHNMLYLQPMVVNKDDAYNKLSADIEPRQPSRYARLITWGKAAAAIALFAAVTATLYNRYSKNVESVRQIAVTPGSIKKVVLSDGTQVWLNAGSKLNYTADFGKTTRTVYLEGEAFFDIAPGKKEIPFIVNTKNYTIRDIGTKFNLKAYASDPFFETTVVKGEVSVEGNADNNAHEMSRIYVKPRQVLRIYYHPKKENYSYAAPEPKSLNEIQVSEIDSAKLDRYDGWKENLLVFDGATLSDIAKVLERRYNVTINMTDAELSSIRYSGSFKNIPSIEKVLAIIKANTAINYSVNGNTVNITRNNNND encoded by the coding sequence ATGGATAACGAAGAAGTAAAACTACTGTTGGTAAAATACATAACCGGCGAAGCTACCGCACAGGAGCTTGAGCAGGTTAAACAATGGATAAGTGCGCACCCCGAGAACGAGCAGTATTTTGCGCAGTTGTACGAAACCTGGCATAACATGCTTTACCTGCAGCCAATGGTTGTAAATAAAGATGATGCTTACAATAAACTTTCGGCCGATATAGAGCCCAGGCAGCCATCGCGCTATGCAAGGCTGATCACCTGGGGCAAAGCGGCTGCAGCTATTGCTTTATTTGCGGCTGTTACGGCTACCTTATATAACAGGTATTCAAAAAATGTGGAGAGTGTAAGGCAAATAGCTGTTACCCCCGGGTCAATAAAAAAGGTTGTTTTAAGCGATGGCACACAGGTTTGGCTTAATGCGGGCAGTAAACTTAATTATACGGCCGATTTTGGTAAAACAACGCGCACCGTTTACCTGGAGGGCGAAGCATTTTTTGATATCGCCCCCGGCAAAAAGGAGATCCCTTTTATTGTAAATACAAAAAACTATACGATAAGGGATATCGGTACAAAGTTTAATCTTAAGGCCTATGCTTCCGACCCGTTTTTTGAAACCACAGTAGTAAAAGGCGAGGTATCTGTAGAGGGAAATGCAGATAACAATGCGCATGAAATGAGCCGCATTTATGTAAAGCCGCGGCAGGTGCTCCGGATCTACTATCACCCTAAAAAAGAGAATTACAGCTATGCAGCCCCCGAGCCCAAAAGCCTGAACGAGATCCAGGTATCAGAGATAGACTCGGCAAAGCTTGACCGCTATGACGGATGGAAGGAAAACCTGCTGGTGTTTGATGGCGCAACACTCAGCGATATTGCTAAAGTGCTGGAACGAAGATATAACGTAACCATAAACATGACCGATGCCGAATTGAGCAGCATCCGTTATTCGGGCAGCTTTAAAAACATTCCGAGCATTGAAAAAGTGCTGGCTATTATAAAGGCCAATACAGCCATCAATTACTCAGTAAACGGCAACACAGTAAACATTACACGAAACAACAATAATGATTAA
- a CDS encoding RNA polymerase sigma-70 factor, translating to MIQENKLPITTFTQGDAKSFETLFKLYYTRLTLFSNRFVNDLAIAEEITADVFTHLWERGHEVTFCSSVSSYLFKMVQNRSLNYLKRQKIENLYVNYLEKNNLFDELRNTLENGLEEKELALQIEAAIATLPEKCREIFVLSRFSDMKYREIAVQLNISPKTVERQMGIALEKLRQVLKHVTYMFF from the coding sequence ATGATCCAGGAAAACAAACTACCTATAACCACATTTACACAGGGTGATGCAAAATCATTTGAAACCCTGTTTAAGCTGTATTATACCCGGTTAACCCTGTTTTCCAATCGTTTTGTGAACGATTTAGCCATCGCCGAAGAAATTACCGCCGATGTGTTTACCCACCTGTGGGAGCGCGGGCATGAGGTCACTTTTTGCTCATCGGTAAGCTCCTATCTTTTTAAAATGGTGCAAAACCGGAGCCTCAATTATCTCAAGCGCCAGAAAATAGAGAACCTTTACGTTAATTATCTCGAAAAAAATAACCTGTTTGATGAGCTGCGCAATACGCTGGAAAATGGATTGGAAGAAAAGGAACTTGCCCTGCAAATAGAAGCCGCCATTGCTACCCTCCCCGAAAAATGCCGTGAGATTTTTGTACTGAGCCGTTTCAGCGATATGAAATACAGAGAAATTGCCGTACAGCTAAATATCTCTCCCAAAACCGTGGAGCGCCAGATGGGCATCGCCCTTGAAAAACTACGCCAGGTGCTGAAGCATGTGACGTATATGTTTTTTTAA
- a CDS encoding RagB/SusD family nutrient uptake outer membrane protein, with the protein MKAKKYISIALLSTLLLGACKKSFLDKPINGALEPQFLETESGANELLVGAYAVLDGQQGGDASVGGGGAWEASPDNWIYGGVVGGDASKGSIAGDQQQIEPMMKYNADASNGFFDSKWRADYEGVARTNNTIKITNKVTSISASNKTNILAQARFLRAHYYFDLKKMFNNVPYLDETTTDINQPNTTDIWPKIEADFKYAYDNLPNTQPEVGRANKWAAGAYLAKTYLYEHKYTEAKVVFDAVIAQGITSDGKKYALNAKYNDNFRASTNNSAESVFAVQAAANTDPNGPSQANNGDMLNFPYGNSSPFSCCGFYQPSIDLANHFRTNSATGLPYLDDYNSHAIKTDMDLASADNFTPDAGTIDPRLDWTVGRRGVPYLDWGLHPGADWIRDQQYGGPYSPIKNVYGQAEQDVNGDNTSWAPGSGINYNLIRYADVLLMAAEVEAQVGSLDKAESYVNMVRNRAANPDGFVHKYKDDEDPTGGFTNTAAANYKINPYPAGAFASKDFALKAIYFERKIELAMEGHRFFDLVRWGIADIELNAYIAYQSTLTNDVKGGKFVKGKSEYYPIPLSEIDLSAKGGSPVLKQNPGYH; encoded by the coding sequence ATGAAAGCTAAAAAATATATTTCCATAGCGCTTTTAAGCACGTTATTGCTTGGCGCATGTAAAAAATCATTTCTCGACAAGCCTATTAACGGCGCCCTTGAACCACAATTTCTCGAAACAGAATCAGGAGCGAATGAACTGCTTGTAGGTGCCTATGCTGTGTTGGATGGCCAGCAGGGCGGCGATGCCTCAGTAGGCGGCGGCGGCGCATGGGAAGCTTCGCCCGATAACTGGATCTACGGCGGCGTGGTGGGCGGTGACGCTTCAAAGGGTAGTATTGCCGGTGATCAGCAGCAAATTGAGCCCATGATGAAATATAATGCCGATGCCAGCAACGGTTTTTTCGATAGCAAATGGAGGGCCGACTATGAAGGCGTAGCACGCACAAACAATACCATAAAAATAACCAATAAGGTTACGTCGATATCTGCATCAAACAAAACTAATATATTGGCCCAGGCACGCTTTTTAAGGGCACATTATTATTTCGATCTGAAAAAGATGTTCAACAATGTACCTTATCTTGATGAAACAACCACCGACATCAATCAGCCAAACACCACTGATATCTGGCCAAAAATTGAAGCGGATTTTAAGTACGCGTATGATAACCTGCCTAACACGCAGCCCGAGGTTGGCCGCGCAAATAAATGGGCCGCGGGTGCATACTTAGCCAAAACTTACTTATACGAGCATAAATATACCGAAGCCAAAGTGGTATTCGATGCGGTTATTGCGCAGGGGATAACTTCCGATGGTAAAAAATATGCGCTCAATGCTAAGTATAATGACAATTTCAGGGCATCAACCAACAATAGCGCCGAATCTGTTTTTGCGGTACAGGCAGCAGCTAATACCGATCCAAACGGCCCGTCGCAAGCCAATAACGGCGATATGCTGAACTTTCCTTACGGTAACAGCAGTCCGTTCAGTTGTTGCGGTTTTTACCAGCCATCAATTGATCTGGCTAATCACTTCCGCACCAATTCGGCTACAGGACTGCCTTATCTTGATGATTACAACAGCCACGCTATCAAAACCGATATGGATTTGGCCTCTGCTGATAATTTCACACCGGATGCCGGTACTATAGATCCACGGCTTGACTGGACTGTTGGCCGTCGCGGGGTTCCTTACCTTGACTGGGGATTACACCCGGGTGCCGACTGGATAAGGGACCAGCAATATGGAGGCCCTTATTCGCCTATTAAAAATGTTTACGGCCAGGCCGAACAGGATGTAAACGGCGATAATACTTCATGGGCCCCGGGCTCGGGCATTAATTACAATCTCATCCGTTATGCCGATGTGCTGTTAATGGCTGCCGAAGTTGAGGCGCAGGTGGGTAGTTTGGATAAAGCCGAAAGCTATGTAAACATGGTGCGCAACCGCGCCGCTAACCCCGACGGCTTTGTACATAAATATAAAGATGACGAAGACCCAACCGGGGGTTTTACCAATACAGCTGCCGCCAATTATAAAATAAACCCTTACCCTGCCGGGGCCTTTGCCAGCAAAGACTTTGCGCTTAAAGCCATTTATTTTGAGCGTAAAATTGAGCTTGCAATGGAAGGCCACCGCTTTTTTGACCTGGTACGCTGGGGTATAGCCGATATCGAGCTTAATGCTTACATCGCTTATCAAAGCACATTGACAAATGATGTAAAAGGTGGCAAGTTTGTTAAAGGTAAAAGCGAATATTACCCGATCCCGTTGTCAGAAATTGACTTGAGTGCCAAGGGCGGGTCGCCGGTACTGAAACAAAACCCGGGATATCATTAA